One window from the genome of Gammaproteobacteria bacterium encodes:
- a CDS encoding phosphoglucosamine mutase, which produces MSRRYFGTDGVRGKVGHPPVTADFALKLGWATGKVFAGRGQNKVLIGKDTRISGYMFESALEAGLVSAGIDAVMLGPMPTPAIAYLTRTFRACAGIVISASHNPYYDNGIKFFSEDGEKLPDEIEQEIEQWLMRPMDCVESDALGKVRRLQDARGRYIEFCKSRVPSDFSLQGQKIVVDCANGATYHIAPAVFEELGAEVIAIGIEPNGLNINEHVGSTHPETLKQKVLEVGADLGVAFDGDGDRVVMVDDKGELHDGDHLLYVLAAHAQRQGRLAGGVVGTVMTNLGLELAFRKMDIPFARAKVGDRYVMEMLKQNRWMLGGESSGHIICRDCTTTGDGIIAALRVLVGLRDLGLTLAEAGRRWEKTPQVLKNVRVKERFDPMSKEEIQRCVTEVTHQLGDAGRVLLRASGTEPVIRVMVEGRDKSAIEEIADQLVAVVARYA; this is translated from the coding sequence GTGAGTCGTCGTTATTTTGGCACAGACGGTGTGCGAGGAAAGGTCGGCCATCCGCCGGTCACAGCGGATTTCGCGCTAAAACTGGGGTGGGCCACTGGTAAGGTGTTTGCCGGCCGAGGGCAAAACAAAGTGCTTATCGGCAAGGACACAAGAATATCCGGTTACATGTTTGAATCCGCGCTGGAAGCGGGGTTGGTGTCGGCTGGCATTGATGCCGTCATGCTTGGACCGATGCCTACGCCAGCCATTGCCTACCTGACGCGCACTTTTCGCGCTTGTGCTGGCATTGTCATCAGCGCCTCACACAATCCTTATTATGATAACGGGATTAAGTTTTTCTCAGAAGACGGAGAAAAACTTCCAGATGAGATTGAACAGGAAATTGAGCAGTGGTTGATGCGGCCAATGGACTGTGTGGAATCTGATGCCTTGGGCAAGGTGCGTCGTCTGCAGGATGCGCGGGGGCGTTACATTGAATTTTGCAAAAGTCGTGTGCCATCGGATTTCAGCCTCCAAGGACAAAAAATTGTTGTGGATTGCGCGAATGGTGCGACGTATCACATTGCGCCTGCGGTATTTGAAGAGCTGGGCGCAGAAGTGATCGCCATTGGGATTGAGCCCAACGGGCTGAACATCAATGAGCACGTCGGTTCGACGCATCCGGAGACACTTAAGCAAAAAGTGCTTGAAGTGGGGGCAGACCTAGGGGTGGCTTTTGACGGTGATGGTGACCGCGTCGTTATGGTGGATGATAAGGGTGAACTTCACGACGGAGATCATTTGTTGTATGTCTTGGCAGCTCATGCACAACGCCAAGGCCGTTTGGCGGGCGGTGTGGTCGGCACGGTGATGACAAACCTAGGGCTTGAACTTGCCTTTCGCAAGATGGACATCCCGTTTGCCCGGGCTAAGGTCGGTGACAGATATGTGATGGAAATGCTTAAACAGAACCGCTGGATGCTGGGCGGCGAGAGTTCGGGTCACATTATTTGTCGAGATTGTACGACCACGGGCGATGGCATTATCGCGGCGCTACGTGTGCTTGTGGGGCTTCGTGACTTGGGCCTGACGTTGGCAGAGGCAGGGCGTCGTTGGGAAAAGACGCCACAGGTGTTGAAAAATGTTCGTGTGAAAGAGCGGTTTGATCCTATGAGCAAGGAAGAGATTCAACGCTGTGTGACCGAAGTGACCCACCAATTGGGTGATGCTGGTCGGGTGCT
- the folP gene encoding dihydropteroate synthase: MRVFQCGRYSLSLAKPLVMGIVNVTPDSFSDGGRYHSVERAVAHAQDLIDAGADILDVGGESTRPGAAPVSVEEELARVIPVVEQLASLNMPVSVDTRKPEVMAAAIAAGASMINDVTGFSDPKAQAIVAEAEVGVCVMHMQGTPETMQKNPHYHDVVAEVSDYLANQAEILKTAGVEAHRIAIDPGFGFGKTLTHNLQLLRGIKQLCELGYPVLIGVSRKSMIGQITGRTVTERMVGSVVAALLAVQQGAHILRVHDVAQTRDMLAVWHAYHDSLECHES, encoded by the coding sequence ATGCGTGTGTTTCAGTGTGGACGGTATTCGTTGTCTTTGGCAAAGCCTCTTGTCATGGGCATTGTCAATGTGACACCTGATTCGTTTTCGGATGGTGGGCGCTATCACTCAGTGGAACGTGCAGTCGCGCATGCACAGGATTTGATTGATGCCGGGGCCGATATTTTGGATGTTGGTGGTGAGTCCACGCGCCCCGGTGCTGCGCCTGTTTCGGTCGAGGAAGAGTTAGCGCGGGTCATTCCGGTTGTTGAACAACTGGCATCTTTGAACATGCCTGTTTCGGTGGACACGAGAAAACCTGAGGTGATGGCCGCGGCCATTGCCGCTGGGGCGAGCATGATTAATGATGTCACGGGGTTTTCGGATCCGAAGGCGCAAGCCATTGTTGCCGAGGCAGAGGTTGGTGTGTGTGTGATGCATATGCAAGGCACGCCCGAGACCATGCAAAAGAATCCGCACTATCACGACGTTGTCGCGGAAGTCAGTGATTATCTTGCGAACCAAGCAGAAATTCTGAAGACCGCCGGTGTTGAGGCGCACCGGATTGCGATTGACCCAGGTTTTGGCTTTGGTAAAACACTGACCCATAACCTGCAATTGTTGCGTGGCATCAAGCAACTGTGCGAGCTTGGTTATCCGGTCTTGATCGGGGTGTCGAGAAAATCCATGATAGGCCAAATCACCGGTCGTACGGTGACGGAGCGAATGGTGGGATCCGTGGTGGCAGCCTTACTGGCGGTCCAGCAAGGGGCGCACATACTGCGCGTCCACGATGTGGCGCAAACACGCGACATGCTCGCGGTGTGGCATGCGTATCACGATTCGCTTGAATGTCATGAGTCATGA